The following are encoded together in the Candidatus Omnitrophota bacterium genome:
- a CDS encoding APC family permease — MKRVKHLVIGQARNPTDRGIFHNITLIALFAWVGLGADGLSSSCYGPEQTFLALGKYPSLSLFVALAMAATIFVISESYSQIIELFPSGGGGYLVASKLLSPTTGMISGCALLIDYVLTIAISIASSADALFSFFPVAYQPLKIYFAIGGVLLLMIMNMRGVKESVISLVPVFMIFIVTHFIAIVYALVVHLAGFTQVFHSVSTDMSTAHSEMGLWGIIFLILRSYGMGAGTYTGIEAVSNGLPILREPRVQTAKKTMRYMALSLAFTATGLMIAYLLFNVSAQPGKTLNAVLFESIVREWPGGGYGFVLTALFSEAALLFVAAQAGFVDGPRVLANMAVDRWFPNRFASLSDRLVTQNGVMLMGVAAAATIIFTQGLVQMLVVLYSINVFITFCLSQLGMVRHWWQVRREERKWKKRITINGAGLVLTSFILLSMVILKFHEGGWITLVLTGTIVLLAIFIKRHYYLTGKLLRRLNDLVQTVSAELKDDAKVPKVHQEPDHQAKTAVLLVNGFNGLGLHTLFGVMRLFGSSFKNFVFVEVGVIDAGNFKGAQEVDRLKEHAQSDIKRYITFMRQNGFYAEGISRVGIDVIDEVEKASQDIITRFPNVVFFGGQLVFPEETFFTRVLHNHTVFALQRKFYYTGTPFVLLPIRV, encoded by the coding sequence ATGAAACGGGTTAAACACCTGGTCATCGGCCAGGCGAGAAATCCAACCGACCGCGGGATCTTCCATAATATAACGCTCATTGCCTTATTTGCCTGGGTTGGTTTGGGCGCTGACGGGCTATCGTCTTCTTGTTACGGCCCGGAACAAACCTTTTTAGCCTTAGGCAAATACCCGTCTTTAAGCCTTTTTGTGGCCTTGGCCATGGCCGCCACGATTTTCGTGATCAGTGAAAGCTATTCGCAAATTATTGAGCTATTTCCCAGCGGCGGCGGAGGTTATTTGGTCGCCAGCAAACTTCTTTCGCCCACCACCGGTATGATCTCAGGATGCGCTCTTTTGATCGATTATGTTTTAACCATCGCCATTTCCATCGCCAGCAGTGCCGATGCCTTATTCAGCTTTTTTCCCGTCGCTTATCAACCGCTTAAGATCTATTTCGCCATCGGTGGTGTTTTACTTCTTATGATCATGAATATGCGCGGCGTTAAAGAGTCTGTCATCTCTTTGGTCCCGGTTTTTATGATCTTCATTGTGACCCATTTTATCGCCATCGTTTACGCCCTCGTTGTCCATCTGGCCGGTTTCACTCAAGTTTTTCATTCCGTCAGTACCGATATGTCAACGGCGCATAGCGAAATGGGCTTATGGGGAATTATCTTTCTTATCTTACGTTCTTACGGGATGGGCGCCGGAACTTATACCGGGATCGAGGCTGTCAGTAACGGTCTTCCTATTTTAAGAGAACCCAGAGTGCAAACAGCCAAAAAAACCATGCGTTATATGGCTCTTTCTTTGGCGTTTACCGCCACGGGGCTTATGATCGCGTATTTATTATTTAATGTGTCCGCTCAGCCCGGCAAAACGCTTAACGCGGTTTTATTTGAATCGATCGTCCGCGAATGGCCCGGCGGCGGTTATGGATTTGTCCTCACTGCTTTGTTTTCGGAAGCCGCTTTGCTTTTTGTGGCGGCGCAAGCCGGTTTTGTGGACGGGCCTCGGGTTTTGGCCAACATGGCCGTTGACCGATGGTTTCCTAATCGTTTTGCCAGTTTAAGTGACCGTTTGGTCACCCAAAACGGCGTTATGTTGATGGGTGTTGCGGCGGCGGCCACCATCATATTTACCCAGGGCTTGGTCCAGATGTTGGTCGTTTTATACAGCATCAATGTATTTATCACATTTTGTTTATCACAATTAGGGATGGTGCGTCATTGGTGGCAGGTTCGCCGGGAAGAGCGAAAATGGAAAAAAAGAATCACCATCAACGGCGCGGGGCTTGTTTTAACGTCATTCATCCTTTTATCTATGGTCATTTTAAAATTCCATGAAGGCGGATGGATCACTTTGGTTTTAACCGGAACTATTGTTTTACTGGCAATCTTTATCAAACGCCATTATTATCTGACCGGAAAATTGTTACGACGCTTAAACGATCTGGTCCAGACGGTTTCCGCCGAGCTTAAAGATGACGCTAAGGTGCCGAAAGTCCATCAAGAGCCAGACCATCAAGCGAAAACGGCTGTTTTATTGGTGAACGGTTTTAACGGGCTTGGCTTGCATACGCTATTTGGCGTTATGCGCCTTTTCGGAAGTTCTTTTAAGAATTTTGTTTTCGTGGAAGTCGGCGTTATTGATGCCGGAAATTTTAAAGGGGCCCAGGAAGTGGACCGCTTAAAAGAGCACGCGCAAAGTGATATCAAGCGTTACATCACCTTTATGCGCCAAAACGGTTTTTACGCCGAAGGGATTTCGCGCGTCGGCATTGATGTCATTGACGAAGTAGAAAAGGCCTCTCAGGATATTATCACGCGTTTTCCTAACGTGGTTTTCTTCGGCGGGCAATTGGTTTTCCCGGAAGAAACATTCTTCACCCGTGTTTTGCATAACCACACGGTCTTTGCTCTTCAAAGAAAGTTTTATTATACCGGAACACCGTTTGTGCTTTTGCCCATTCGTGTTTGA
- a CDS encoding MotA/TolQ/ExbB proton channel family protein, with protein sequence MFKNFSIWDALRVGGPVMYFLICCSVVSIAIIAERILFYSLRSKTSRVNFMRLIRKELEENDIKKAQTTCHKTLTPFSEVVAAGLNASHGDEKEIADAMERQIIIEVNILERRTAIVGTIGSTAVYIGLLGTVWGIIEAFRDIAQMGSGGINVVIHGIAAALVCTAAGLFVAIPAVAAYNYFVKRVNGFVMDMELCASEVAGLLKGHKKTRVKNEKTA encoded by the coding sequence ATGTTCAAGAATTTTTCCATATGGGACGCTTTAAGAGTCGGCGGCCCGGTCATGTATTTTTTGATCTGTTGTTCCGTCGTGTCAATTGCCATCATCGCCGAAAGAATTCTTTTTTATTCTCTGCGCTCCAAAACCTCCAGGGTCAATTTTATGCGTCTTATTCGAAAAGAGCTGGAAGAAAATGATATCAAAAAAGCGCAAACCACCTGTCATAAAACCTTAACGCCTTTTTCCGAAGTGGTGGCGGCCGGATTAAACGCTTCGCACGGCGACGAGAAGGAAATAGCCGATGCCATGGAGCGTCAGATCATTATCGAAGTTAATATTTTAGAGCGGCGCACCGCTATTGTCGGCACCATCGGAAGCACGGCGGTTTATATCGGGCTTTTAGGTACTGTTTGGGGCATTATTGAAGCCTTTCGCGATATCGCTCAAATGGGCTCCGGTGGGATTAATGTGGTCATTCACGGCATTGCCGCGGCTTTGGTGTGCACCGCGGCCGGGCTTTTTGTGGCCATTCCGGCGGTGGCGGCTTACAATTATTTTGTCAAAAGAGTCAACGGTTTTGTGATGGATATGGAGCTATGCGCTTCGGAAGTTGCCGGGCTTCTTAAAGGACATAAAAAAACCAGAGTCAAAAATGAGAAGACCGCATAA
- a CDS encoding biopolymer transporter ExbD: MRRPHKTQSLMAEINITPFTDVILVLLIIFMITTPLIAQRGIEVKLPEASSKSTLEDPKQAYITITAEGVVYLEEKTLNTKELKQKIDELLRRDRNLKVVVAADQSCRFRDVVRVIDIVKESGVKSLNIATRTNERVSPVK, encoded by the coding sequence ATGAGAAGACCGCATAAAACCCAAAGCTTGATGGCGGAAATTAACATCACGCCGTTTACGGATGTTATCTTGGTTTTGCTGATCATCTTTATGATCACCACTCCCTTAATTGCCCAGCGCGGCATTGAAGTTAAACTCCCCGAAGCCTCTTCCAAAAGTACCTTAGAAGATCCCAAACAAGCGTATATCACCATTACCGCCGAGGGCGTTGTTTATTTAGAAGAAAAAACGCTTAACACCAAAGAATTAAAACAAAAGATCGATGAACTTTTGCGTCGTGACCGCAATTTAAAAGTGGTGGTGGCGGCGGATCAGTCTTGCCGGTTCCGGGATGTGGTCAGGGTCATTGATATCGTCAAAGAATCCGGTGTAAAAAGCCTCAATATCGCTACCAGAACCAACGAACGCGTTTCACCCGTAAAGTAA
- a CDS encoding Smr/MutS family protein yields the protein MAKIKLDLHDIFNRGRSIDEELNRVIREAIDKKIALVEIIPGKGSGQLKKHVLKFLDQSSIKQLYHRVEKDDKNFGRIFVHFRF from the coding sequence ATGGCTAAAATAAAATTAGATTTACACGATATTTTTAACCGCGGCCGATCCATTGACGAGGAGCTAAACCGTGTTATTCGTGAAGCGATAGATAAGAAAATCGCTTTGGTAGAGATTATTCCGGGCAAGGGAAGCGGGCAATTAAAAAAACACGTGCTAAAGTTTTTAGACCAATCGTCCATCAAACAGCTCTATCACCGAGTGGAGAAAGACGATAAAAACTTCGGGAGAATATTTGTTCACTTTAGATTTTAA
- a CDS encoding trypsin-like peptidase domain-containing protein, translated as MFTLDFKKISCAAMILMAALCFSPQSSFSKELSAADIVKDYSPSIVTVAATSPKGLNFGSGFIVNSNGLIVTNFHILQTAVKIGIKLSNGKTYDHAKLLRFDTPKDIAVLKIDAKNLNPVILGDSDKIVVGEGVVTIGNPLGLEASVSDGIISSRRSAKKGLKLLQITTPISSGSSGGPLFNLKGEVVGITTATNKKGQNINFAVPINYAKPIIFLHQKGESISGVKNDPNSKETFLYTIKPKDTLFSLAKKFNTSVQTLMELNSLSNPRILSGQKIKVPSRK; from the coding sequence TTGTTCACTTTAGATTTTAAAAAGATTTCCTGCGCGGCCATGATCCTCATGGCCGCGCTATGCTTTTCCCCCCAAAGCTCTTTTTCCAAAGAACTTTCCGCCGCCGATATCGTGAAAGATTATTCGCCTTCTATTGTCACCGTCGCCGCCACCAGCCCCAAGGGATTAAATTTCGGAAGCGGATTTATCGTCAATTCTAACGGGCTTATTGTTACCAATTTCCATATCTTGCAAACGGCGGTTAAGATCGGTATTAAACTTTCTAACGGCAAAACCTATGACCACGCGAAACTGCTTCGTTTCGACACTCCCAAAGATATCGCGGTTTTAAAAATTGATGCCAAGAATTTAAATCCGGTCATCTTAGGCGACAGCGATAAGATCGTGGTAGGCGAAGGAGTTGTCACAATAGGAAATCCCCTAGGATTAGAGGCGAGTGTTTCTGATGGGATCATTAGCTCCCGGCGTTCGGCAAAAAAAGGGCTGAAGCTGCTTCAAATAACAACGCCTATTTCTTCGGGTTCAAGCGGCGGGCCGCTTTTTAATTTAAAAGGGGAAGTCGTTGGCATTACAACTGCCACCAATAAAAAAGGGCAAAATATCAACTTCGCCGTTCCCATTAATTACGCCAAGCCGATCATCTTTTTGCATCAAAAAGGCGAAAGTATTTCAGGTGTAAAAAATGACCCCAACTCAAAAGAAACCTTTCTTTATACGATAAAGCCCAAAGACACCCTCTTTTCTTTGGCTAAAAAGTTTAACACTTCAGTACAAACGCTGATGGAGTTAAACAGCCTATCCAATCCCAGAATCCTCTCGGGACAAAAAATCAAAGTTCCTTCCAGAAAATAG
- a CDS encoding trypsin-like peptidase domain-containing protein, producing the protein MQLISSANSIRLRNYVFPIGSVDKKDDKNSNVYGTASYLGGKYFITAGHVLKNASSKKIIGIGFMGDDECKYFNISKYEILEDIDVGIIELNLEQIPAAKLIWDSDLSLMLSDVHTFGFPHGQSIKDDGEVYNSLRALKGHVVSIDKNYTYELSFFCPKGLSGAPLLNKKGNITGMIIGNTGVEMNVCQEIEKDKKEIYSKDIVYFLGKAICACKILDIKPKLLNMTIGEFIKKY; encoded by the coding sequence ATGCAATTGATTTCATCTGCTAATAGTATTCGGCTCCGAAATTATGTTTTCCCAATCGGATCTGTAGACAAAAAAGATGACAAGAATAGTAATGTGTATGGTACAGCAAGTTATTTAGGGGGAAAATATTTTATTACAGCAGGGCATGTATTGAAAAATGCAAGTAGCAAGAAAATAATTGGCATAGGCTTTATGGGGGACGATGAGTGCAAATATTTTAATATTTCAAAGTATGAAATATTAGAGGATATTGATGTAGGTATTATTGAGCTCAATTTAGAGCAAATACCTGCAGCAAAGTTAATTTGGGATTCCGATCTATCTTTAATGTTAAGCGATGTTCACACCTTTGGTTTCCCGCATGGACAATCTATAAAGGATGATGGGGAAGTTTATAATTCGTTAAGAGCATTAAAAGGTCACGTTGTTTCGATTGATAAGAATTATACGTATGAGCTATCTTTTTTCTGTCCTAAGGGCTTATCCGGAGCACCTCTCTTAAATAAAAAAGGAAATATTACAGGCATGATTATTGGGAATACAGGGGTAGAAATGAACGTATGCCAAGAAATAGAAAAAGATAAGAAGGAAATATATTCGAAAGACATTGTTTATTTCTTAGGTAAAGCAATATGTGCATGCAAAATATTAGATATAAAGCCCAAGTTGCTTAATATGACCATAGGGGAGTTTATTAAAAAATATTAA
- the pyrR gene encoding bifunctional pyr operon transcriptional regulator/uracil phosphoribosyltransferase PyrR: MTNSTQIMTSDEIRRAVTRLSHEILEKNKGIEDLCLIGIRTRGAVLAQRIKTAIQEIEHVDVPLGILDITLYRDDLTLVGAKPLVRETEIDFDLNDKKVVLVDDVLYTGRTIRAALDAIADFGRPASIQLAVLIDRGHRELPIRADYVGKNIPTSKTQMVEVRLTETDEKDEVSIVEGKNR; the protein is encoded by the coding sequence ATGACCAACTCCACTCAAATCATGACCTCTGATGAAATCCGCCGAGCCGTCACCCGGCTTTCCCACGAGATCTTAGAGAAAAATAAGGGAATTGAAGACCTTTGTTTGATCGGGATTAGAACGAGAGGGGCGGTTTTGGCGCAGCGTATCAAAACCGCCATTCAAGAAATTGAACACGTCGATGTTCCTCTTGGAATTCTCGACATCACTCTTTACCGCGATGATTTAACGCTGGTCGGCGCTAAACCTTTGGTGCGCGAAACCGAAATAGATTTTGACCTAAACGATAAAAAGGTTGTTTTAGTAGATGATGTTTTGTATACCGGACGCACCATCAGGGCGGCCTTGGATGCAATCGCCGATTTTGGCCGTCCGGCCAGCATTCAATTGGCTGTTTTAATAGACCGCGGGCATAGAGAACTTCCTATCCGCGCCGATTATGTGGGCAAAAACATCCCCACATCCAAAACACAAATGGTGGAAGTGCGCTTAACCGAAACCGACGAAAAAGACGAGGTATCAATTGTCGAAGGTAAAAACAGATAA
- a CDS encoding aspartate carbamoyltransferase catalytic subunit, producing the protein MSKVKTDNPLWTRKDLLGLQELSSQEIELILNTAASFKEVSTREIKKVPALRGKTVVNLFYEPSTRTRVSFEVAAKRLSADVINISVETSSVKKGETLLDTGANIQALKADIIVMRHSASGAALMLARHLKSSIVNAGDGWHEHPTQALLDMFTLKEKLGRIKGLNVAIVGDIAHSRVARSNIWGLTKLGANVTVCAPAMLIPAEIEKMGVKVTSDIDEALKNADAVNVLRMQFERDAQNAFPKQLEYFKNFGITKERLLKVKKDIIVMHPGPLNRGIEMESDIADGKNSVILEQVTNGIAVRMAVLYLVSQGQQQT; encoded by the coding sequence TTGTCGAAGGTAAAAACAGATAATCCTCTCTGGACCCGTAAAGATCTTTTGGGATTGCAGGAACTTTCCTCCCAAGAGATAGAGCTTATTTTAAATACCGCCGCCTCATTCAAAGAAGTTTCTACCCGCGAAATAAAAAAGGTTCCGGCCCTTCGCGGCAAAACCGTGGTCAATCTATTCTATGAACCGTCCACCCGCACCCGCGTTTCCTTTGAAGTGGCCGCCAAACGCCTTTCCGCTGACGTCATCAATATATCGGTAGAAACATCCAGTGTCAAAAAAGGCGAAACGCTTTTAGATACCGGCGCTAATATCCAAGCCCTTAAAGCCGATATTATCGTGATGCGCCATAGCGCGTCCGGAGCGGCTTTAATGCTTGCCCGTCATCTTAAATCAAGTATTGTCAATGCCGGTGACGGTTGGCACGAACATCCCACCCAAGCGCTTTTGGATATGTTCACCTTAAAAGAAAAATTAGGCCGTATCAAAGGGCTTAATGTGGCTATCGTTGGCGATATCGCTCATTCGCGCGTGGCGCGTTCTAACATTTGGGGTTTAACAAAATTAGGAGCGAATGTAACGGTGTGTGCGCCCGCAATGCTGATTCCGGCGGAAATTGAGAAAATGGGCGTAAAAGTCACATCCGATATTGATGAAGCTTTAAAAAACGCGGATGCGGTCAATGTGCTTCGTATGCAATTCGAGCGTGACGCACAAAACGCCTTTCCTAAACAGCTGGAATATTTTAAGAATTTTGGCATCACCAAAGAACGCCTTTTAAAGGTGAAAAAAGATATTATTGTGATGCATCCCGGACCATTAAATCGCGGCATAGAAATGGAAAGCGATATTGCCGATGGGAAAAACTCGGTCATCTTAGAACAGGTCACCAACGGCATCGCCGTTCGTATGGCGGTTTTATATCTGGTATCGCAAGGACAACAGCAAACATGA
- a CDS encoding dihydroorotase, translating into MKILIKNGIVVDPASKLNEISDVLIKDGKISKVAKSISDAADKTIDAKGKIVAPGLVDMHVHLREPGREDKETVETGTRAAAFGGVTSVLCMPNTTPALDSVATVRLLKDSIKKTASVNVFICGAITVGRQGKKVVNIAALKDEGVLALSDDGSEVEDDAIFLEACKKAKKENILIDCHSEDRKLSNNGVMNLGYMSTILGLRGISRESEYKCIERDITIAAKADARIHISHVSCRESVEVIARFKKKGVKVSAETAPHYFWLCDEDLLDYDTHKKMNPPLRTKDDREAMKQGLRDGTLEVIATDHAPHTQNEKEVEFDHAAFGILGLQTSLALSIGALVETKILDWPGLIAKMSLNPARIMQVDKGTLKAGADADVVIIDPNKEWIFQKEDILSKSKNSPFVGWKLKGKVETTICGGKVVYQD; encoded by the coding sequence ATGAAAATTCTTATCAAAAATGGAATTGTGGTCGATCCGGCGAGTAAACTAAACGAAATAAGCGACGTTTTGATCAAAGACGGCAAGATTAGCAAAGTCGCTAAGAGCATTTCTGACGCGGCCGATAAAACGATCGACGCCAAAGGAAAAATTGTTGCTCCGGGTTTAGTCGATATGCATGTGCATTTGCGCGAACCCGGCCGTGAAGATAAAGAAACCGTTGAAACCGGAACGCGCGCGGCCGCTTTCGGCGGCGTGACATCGGTTTTATGTATGCCCAATACAACGCCGGCCTTGGATTCGGTGGCAACCGTTCGTTTACTTAAAGATTCCATCAAAAAAACCGCTTCAGTGAATGTTTTTATCTGCGGCGCTATTACCGTTGGGCGTCAAGGTAAAAAAGTGGTTAATATCGCCGCTTTAAAAGATGAAGGTGTTTTAGCTTTAAGCGATGACGGCAGTGAGGTTGAAGATGACGCGATTTTTCTTGAGGCCTGCAAAAAAGCGAAGAAAGAAAATATCTTGATCGACTGCCACTCGGAAGACCGAAAACTTTCCAACAATGGCGTGATGAACTTAGGATATATGTCCACCATTTTGGGACTGCGCGGGATATCGCGCGAGTCGGAATATAAATGCATTGAGCGCGATATTACTATTGCCGCTAAGGCGGACGCGCGCATTCATATTTCTCATGTCAGTTGCCGCGAGTCGGTTGAGGTGATCGCGCGTTTTAAGAAAAAAGGTGTAAAGGTAAGCGCGGAAACCGCGCCGCATTACTTTTGGCTTTGCGATGAAGATTTACTCGATTATGATACGCATAAAAAGATGAACCCACCGCTGCGCACCAAAGATGATAGAGAAGCGATGAAACAGGGTTTGCGTGATGGAACATTGGAAGTTATCGCCACCGATCACGCGCCGCATACACAAAATGAAAAGGAAGTGGAGTTTGACCATGCGGCCTTTGGGATTTTGGGCTTGCAAACAAGCTTGGCGCTTTCAATAGGTGCTTTGGTTGAAACAAAGATCTTGGATTGGCCCGGGCTTATTGCCAAAATGAGCCTTAATCCGGCGCGCATTATGCAGGTAGATAAGGGAACTTTAAAGGCGGGCGCGGACGCTGACGTGGTCATCATTGATCCAAATAAAGAGTGGATTTTTCAAAAAGAAGATATTCTTTCCAAATCCAAGAATTCACCTTTTGTCGGATGGAAATTAAAGGGGAAGGTGGAAACGACGATTTGCGGTGGAAAAGTGGTTTATCAAGATTAG
- a CDS encoding TIGR00725 family protein, whose product MSHQKITISVIGGHDCNKEVEQLSHKIGKIIAKMGSVLVCGGLDGVMREAAKGAKSCGGLTIGILPGKNKSDANPFIDIALPTSIGYSRNVIVACSADIIIALPGSHGTRSEISYGLVYGRPVIDLGGWNIKGMIKVKDLKEAEQVIKKLIKGS is encoded by the coding sequence TTGAGCCATCAAAAAATAACCATATCCGTGATCGGCGGACATGACTGCAACAAAGAAGTGGAGCAATTATCCCATAAAATTGGCAAAATAATTGCTAAAATGGGTTCTGTCTTGGTTTGTGGCGGTTTAGATGGGGTTATGCGGGAGGCGGCAAAAGGAGCTAAAAGCTGTGGCGGGCTGACGATTGGGATACTGCCGGGTAAGAATAAATCTGACGCCAACCCCTTTATCGATATTGCCTTGCCAACTTCTATCGGGTATTCCCGTAATGTCATCGTAGCTTGCTCGGCGGATATCATCATTGCCTTGCCCGGAAGCCACGGAACCCGAAGCGAAATATCTTACGGCCTTGTTTATGGGCGTCCGGTCATTGATCTGGGCGGCTGGAATATTAAAGGAATGATCAAGGTTAAAGACCTCAAAGAAGCAGAACAAGTAATCAAGAAGCTAATTAAGGGTTCTTAG
- the mutM gene encoding DNA-formamidopyrimidine glycosylase encodes MPELPEVETMARDLEKKILGLRIKEVEVSDAMVVRSSSPKNFIRNLENKKIIGSGRRGKAIILKLFPKGFLIIQPVMTGQVIYGTKEPKARVIFALSNGQYLNYNDQRRFGRLNYIEDLSAFKYFKALGLEPLDKEFSCAWFLERLKQKAIPIKTLLMNQAFLSGIGNIYASEILFRSKINPRREAKALTPAEIRVLYQTTLKVLKEAILLRGSSVNTYRDLNGRKGKFINRLKVYGRDGQACLSCRQPIERIVQSGRSTFFCRICQS; translated from the coding sequence ATGCCAGAACTTCCTGAAGTCGAAACCATGGCCCGGGATCTTGAGAAAAAGATCTTAGGTTTAAGGATCAAAGAAGTTGAGGTTTCTGATGCCATGGTGGTGCGCTCGTCCTCCCCAAAAAATTTTATCCGCAATTTAGAAAATAAGAAGATCATCGGTTCCGGCCGGCGCGGCAAAGCCATTATATTAAAACTTTTCCCCAAAGGTTTTTTGATCATCCAGCCCGTGATGACCGGACAAGTGATTTACGGTACCAAAGAACCTAAGGCAAGAGTGATTTTCGCGCTTTCCAACGGACAATATTTAAATTATAATGACCAAAGACGTTTCGGGCGTTTGAATTATATTGAAGACTTAAGCGCGTTTAAATATTTTAAAGCCTTAGGTTTAGAGCCGCTGGATAAAGAGTTTAGCTGTGCATGGTTCCTTGAAAGGCTCAAACAAAAGGCCATTCCTATCAAAACGCTTTTAATGAATCAGGCGTTTTTATCCGGGATCGGCAATATCTACGCGTCGGAAATATTATTCCGTTCGAAAATAAATCCCCGGCGTGAGGCTAAGGCATTAACACCGGCGGAGATAAGAGTTCTTTATCAGACAACTTTAAAAGTTTTAAAAGAAGCGATCTTGTTACGCGGTTCATCAGTTAATACTTACCGCGATCTCAACGGAAGAAAAGGAAAGTTCATTAACCGCCTTAAAGTTTACGGGCGCGATGGCCAGGCGTGTTTAAGTTGTCGCCAACCTATTGAAAGGATCGTGCAATCCGGGCGCAGCACGTTTTTCTGCCGGATTTGCCAGAGTTAA
- a CDS encoding isoprenylcysteine carboxylmethyltransferase family protein, with protein sequence MKKRIQMDITLLVSFVIVLTIVFVKFPRLYIQDAVSDDLLDFIGFLTILKGILVRMTARGYKKSISSRGENLVTDGPYSIVRNPMYLGSFYIGCGFVLILWPWWALPLFAAVFYLRFRRQISSEEKYLKAHFGKTFDEYVSRVPRLIPSWKSIKNANIKESFPLDKAWLTKEKWGLISWTFLAIFLEALREYLVFGSFDIVTTAQVFSLSALTFILVLIVWYNYAPNTK encoded by the coding sequence ATGAAAAAACGCATTCAAATGGACATTACTCTTTTAGTATCGTTCGTCATTGTTCTGACGATTGTTTTTGTGAAATTTCCTCGGCTTTATATTCAAGATGCGGTCAGCGACGACCTACTGGATTTTATCGGGTTTCTGACGATCCTTAAGGGAATTTTAGTGCGCATGACGGCGCGCGGATACAAAAAAAGTATTTCTTCTCGCGGAGAAAATCTGGTGACCGACGGGCCATATAGTATTGTGCGTAACCCAATGTATCTGGGAAGTTTTTATATCGGCTGCGGATTTGTGTTGATCCTCTGGCCCTGGTGGGCATTGCCTTTATTTGCGGCTGTTTTTTACTTAAGGTTTCGCCGGCAAATCTCATCGGAAGAAAAATATCTTAAAGCGCATTTTGGAAAAACGTTTGACGAATACGTTAGCCGTGTTCCGCGGCTTATTCCGTCGTGGAAAAGCATCAAAAATGCCAATATTAAAGAATCTTTTCCCTTAGATAAGGCATGGCTTACAAAAGAAAAGTGGGGGCTTATTAGCTGGACGTTTTTAGCTATTTTTCTAGAAGCGCTGCGCGAATATTTGGTTTTTGGGTCTTTTGATATTGTGACGACAGCGCAGGTTTTTTCATTAAGCGCTCTAACATTTATCCTTGTCTTGATCGTTTGGTATAACTATGCGCCAAATACAAAATAA
- a CDS encoding dihydroorotate dehydrogenase electron transfer subunit has translation MRQIQNKFKITANEKICPKFYKLSLDAKEMARSVGPGQFVHIKVTESLEPFFRRPFSVFRAKKQVEVLYEAVGKGTVALAKREPGEYLDILGPLGNQFCLPPKGTKQVVMIGGGIGVAPLMVLSDFLAKEKCEKILLYGARSKGHVFDLKDFKKNGCKVFVATDDGSYGVHGRVSELFNKIKTDPQTTAIYTCGPKPMMAAVKKFSEQNKLNCQASCEEVMACALGACLGCSIKTTKGYRTTCYDGPVFDIKEVIF, from the coding sequence ATGCGCCAAATACAAAATAAATTTAAGATCACCGCCAACGAAAAGATCTGCCCGAAATTTTATAAGCTTTCTTTGGACGCCAAGGAAATGGCAAGATCGGTCGGGCCGGGGCAGTTTGTCCATATTAAAGTGACGGAAAGCTTAGAGCCTTTTTTCCGCCGGCCGTTTAGCGTGTTTCGCGCGAAAAAGCAAGTAGAGGTTTTGTACGAAGCCGTCGGAAAAGGGACGGTTGCGCTTGCCAAAAGAGAACCGGGAGAATATTTGGATATCTTAGGGCCTTTGGGCAATCAATTTTGTTTACCGCCCAAAGGCACCAAGCAGGTGGTGATGATCGGCGGCGGCATTGGGGTAGCGCCTTTAATGGTTTTGTCGGATTTTCTGGCAAAAGAGAAATGCGAAAAGATCCTTCTTTACGGCGCTCGCAGTAAAGGGCACGTATTCGATCTTAAAGATTTTAAGAAAAATGGATGTAAGGTTTTTGTGGCGACGGATGATGGTTCTTATGGGGTTCACGGGCGCGTTTCTGAACTTTTTAATAAAATTAAAACCGATCCTCAAACAACGGCTATTTACACTTGCGGCCCAAAACCGATGATGGCAGCGGTGAAAAAATTTTCCGAGCAAAACAAGCTGAACTGTCAGGCGTCCTGTGAAGAAGTGATGGCTTGCGCTTTGGGTGCTTGTTTGGGATGTTCCATTAAAACAACCAAAGGTTATCGCACCACCTGTTATGACGGCCCGGTGTTTGATATTAAGGAAGTGATTTTTTAA